From Oryzias latipes chromosome 18, ASM223467v1:
ggccttataggttaacaggaggatcttgaacttgattctggaatcaactgggagccaatggagcgaaactaacacaggagtgatgtgatctcttctgctagttccagctaacaatctagcagctgcgttctgaacaagctggagacttcttaaggaactcttaggacacgctgctaacaaggagttacagtaatccagcctcgacgtaacaaatgcatggatgagtttttcagcatcactcttaggctacgttcacactgcaggctgaaacgacccaattccgaattttttgcccctaagtggcccaattccgatcttttcatgacagtctgaatggcacagatccgatcttttcaattgcgacccaggccccgtggatttgccggcctgattccgaattgtagccgttcttttcaattgcgaccgccgtctgaccgggcAGGCCACACAATTCCGAATCGTACGTCATcaatacgctacaaacgtcatcattctgcgttagATTAGGCGGGAACGACGACGAAAACAGCAACAATGGCGGACGCTGCATCTGAGACcggtcagtggaagggaagcgaggtgaCCGATTTGATCAGTATATGGGGCGATCGTTCTATCCAGGCAAAACTTGAGGGCTCGTATAGGAACAGGGCGGTTTTTGAAGAAATTGCGAGAGAAATAAACGAGCGGGGATACAGAAGATCCTGGCTCCAGTGCCAGAGAAAAATTAAAAGCCTCCGAGCAAAATACAAGGAGGTAAAGGACTGGAATAAACAAAGTGGGCGTCAACGGATTACATGTCCGTTTTATGAAGAGCTGGACCGCATTTTGGGGGATAAGCCCAGCGTCCAGCCAGTTGAACTGTTGGACAGCTGCTTTGCTCAAGAGGAGCCCGAGGAGGAGGGCCCAGGTCCCGCAGCCGTCGCGGCCAGCCTGGCTGGTCGGTCTTGCGGTGATACAGGTGAGTTATTTGCACATGGCATAGCCACTGTGACTtaactttataacatttaaatacaatGTGTGACAGTTTGTTAATTATATACACAGGTGATGCGTTCCTTGCAACTCCTTCGCCTTCCACCTCAGATGGAAGTTCTGCGTCCACAAGTGAAGAGCTTGCATCATCTTCAGCGTCGTCTGTAAACAGCAATGGATCCTCCACATCCACTGCATGTATGTTCTTGGTTGTATTCTGATCGTTTTCTAACCCCATTAACCTCTTAACCCCCACACCTGAAGACTTTTTCTACTGTTAAAGCTtattattgtactaataaaaaaaataatcttggtAGTCCTTATTTTGatctgatttttgttgttttttacagctACTTCTGCcaggagcagaaaaaggaaatctaaGATGGAGGCAACGCTGGATGCATTTGCAAACAAGATCACCACTGCCCTTAAAGAGGATGACACAGACATCTTACTTAAGATGCAAGCAGCTCAGCatgagcatgaaaaaaaaatgtttgcaatgaTGACACGGTTTATGGAGAGATCATTCCCGCTGCCACAGTCACACCAAGCCCCAATGAACTCTTCTCATCTTTACAGCCCGATTCCTTCGCCTACTCCTTTCACACGGTTTCCTGTGGCTTCCTCTCCGTCTCCCACCCCGCGCCGGCCCTTTTTCCCAGATTTAAATAGACTGCCCTTCAATAACACTTTTCAACATCCTCATATCAATCAGCCTTTTTCCCAGGCACCGGGACACACACAGGCTTTTGACGAGGATCCTCTGCAACCTTCCCAGTGCAAAGATGATGAAACTCACTATACGAGTTTCTaaattttccaaaacatttatGCCAGTTCAGGCAGTAGGTTTTGCACAACGTTCAAGTGTGACGGTCACTTATATGTAAAATTTTActcaagtttttaaaataaagttgtataTGTCCTGaggttatttcttttcatttgtgtcaattttgctttgaaataaGCTCCAGCATACAATATAATCCTAGTGTAGGcctaaataaagtgtttttaattgaattcctttttaaatatatttaacacTTAATGCAAATCAACTCACTTACAAATACCACATGAAACATCGGAatggcttttaaaaaatgaagttcAACTTTATTTTACACACAAGTAACGTCAAAAAATGATGCAAGACctataaaaacagatttcagaATAATGAAGACCTTGTAATAGTAAAGACAGAAACTAACATTGAGGCCAAAAGGTACAAATTGTTAAACGACCTTGAAATTATTGTGACAGCCCATTTTGTGGCTtaactttggctaaaaaaaagctGAGTCAATGCTTCTCTGACTCTTGATGGCTGCACATCAACAAATCCCCTTCCTTCAGCCCATCTCTCAGCATTAGGAACATTTCCACCAGCGTCTTCATAAGTCTCCCCGTGCATTTCACACAAGTTGTGGAGTGTGCAACATGCACCGATTATGGTGGGGACCAGGGAAACGTCCACATCCAGCCGTTTAGCAAGGCACCTCCACCGGCCCTTCAGTCGGCCGAAAGCGCACTCCACAGTCATCCTGGCTCTGCTGTGGCGCACATTGAAGTTCCTCTGCTCAGCTGTCAGGGTCCCTGTGTCACAGTACCCTTTTAACAGCCAGCTTCGAAGGGGATAAGCCGGGTCACCGAGCAGCATGATTGGCACTTGAACGCCCATTATCTCCTCAGTGCCCTTACGATTTGAAAGCACAAAAAGATCcgaataaataaaagacattgTACACATTTTACATCACTATTACTGGATTACTCACTGGCGGGAAAAGCTCCCCTCTCTCTGCGAGTGAGTACACATGGGAATTCCGGAGAACCCTTGCATCATGGACACTCCCTGGCCATCCAGCATAGATGTTGGTGAAGCTGGTGGAAGACCGTGTTAGATTACTCAACAGTGTTCTGTTTCCTATGTACAGTATTTTCAAGGATAATATTCTTGCAGATGTATATGGTTCTATCAAAAGAAAGTGAGGCAAGTATAGTACTTAAAACGATAATAAAAGTACAATATCTATATTTCTTACCAAAATCGATGATCCACGACACCCTGGAGCAGAACTGAATGCCACCCTTTGCGGTTGAAATACTCTGTGTGGTTATCCTCTGGAGCAATGATGGGGATATGACTGCCATCAATAGCTCCTCCACACTGCGGGAAACCCCATCGCTGCTGGAAGCCTTCGATTACCTCTTGCAGGTCACCGCCTTTGGGCAGTTTGATATACTGGGGCATGAGGACACGGCGAACTGCCTCGCAGAACTCGCGTACAATGGAGCAGACTGTGGACCTTGCTATGCCGAACAAGTTTGCTACCGTACGATAGCACGCGCCTGTTGCTAGCCAATACAGTCCAACTCCAacgcgtttctgcactgttatGGGCCGCCGCAGACACGTCTCCTCTCGTGACAGAGTTAATCGAAGGCGCTCACAGACGTAATTGAAGGTGGATCTGGTCATCCTAAAGTTACTGATAAATTCTGCATCAGTGAAGCCACTCACATCAGTATCCCACCACTCCTGGCTGCGACTCCGCACCCAAACGTTCCTCTCTATCGACGTTGATAGCACAGCTTCACTATACGCCATGGCCAAAACCCTCGCTCTCCTCCTTTTTAACTTTCTTCTGAAAATGAGAAGACTGTTATAGTCCCGGCGACTTCGTgataataaaatcaataatggTAAAAGTGCTCCGCTGTTGGCAACACAGTTGTCGGCATCCATTGTtcacgttagctacttccgcaaacaacgagtgacgtcgttcaccgttgaaaactcttctgcgcatgcgggtctcgtttgggtcgtgtcacggtcacactgtagatcacaaaagttcggatttactaggaaatgtgaacggtctagcaaacaattcggattttttcaaaaattcggaattgagcattaagccctgcagtgtgaacgtagccttagaaagtatatttctgatcttagcaatattccgcaggtgaaaaaaggcagttctacacgcctgagatatgtgagccttaaatgataaatcctggtcaagtaaaaccccaaggtttctaactgtggaattgggggctatacttatgccatccagggagactatctgagcagacagagcatctctgaggtttttaggaccaagtataatgacctcagttttttctgggttcaagaggaggtaattaattgtcatccaggtcttgatgtcactgatgcaggcgttcagtttctctatctggtcattctggtcaggcttcatggataaatacaactgcgtatcgtcggcataacaatgaaaattaatgctgtgtttcctgattatgtttcctaggggtagcatataaagcgtaaacaggatcggtcccaagactgagccctgtgggactccatagttgactcgagtgcactgagaggaatgcccatttacattaacgaactgatacctatcggacagataggatctaaaccactggagagcagatcctctgatccctatgtcctgctctaatctatggagtaaaatactgtggtcgatagtgtcaaaggctgcactgaggtccaacaggaccagaatagaaagtagtcccttttctgaggccaataacaagtcattagagactctaactagtgcagtttccgtactgtggtgaggtctaaaccccgactgaaagtcttcaaagtggctgttgtcctgtaggtggcagtaaagctgcttaactacaactctttctaggattttagaaataaagggcaggtttgatatcggtctatagttggccaagatgctaggatccaaactgggctttttcagaagaggtttaacaactgcatatttaaaagactgtggcacgtaacccgtttccagagaggcatttatcattgttaatatgggatcattaattaggggaaaagtttctttaaaaagtctagtgggaattgggtctaacagacacgttgaggatttggaggacgtaataattgatgttatttccgcttgatccacaatagtgaagcagtctaatgttacagaggtttctatagatgcctccatttctaccgcttcagcctgttctgggctgatagtaggaataacttgatttaacttatgtctaatatttgagattttactatcgaaaaatgtaagaaaatcatcagagctgagagaaacaggaacatgtggttctactgagctctgactgcgagttaatttagctatagtgctaaaaagaaatcttggattgtttccattctctgatattaaggttgaatagtactggcttctagctctacgcagagcttttttataatttaataggctatgtttccagatatccagagactgctctgaaccggagcggcgccattctcttttcaacttacgggtttcttgtttaagagaacgagtttcagcgttaaaccacggtgctactcggttttgtcttacgaacttaggtttcaagggggcaacaacatcgagtgtactcctgagggcttgtaaggcatcattaacaaagtggtcatttatactaggactgatgctatgggagctggtctcagagtattttctcagaatatcactaagtactggctgaactgtgtgtttaaactcagacacagaacggtcagttaaggttcttctaagctgtttcttattcactggggcagaaggatgttccagtgtaagctggaaggtaatcataaagtgatcagaaatgatggggttaagaggaaggaaaCTCAGCTGGCTTATCTcgataccatgggttagaacaagatccagggtgtgcttatgacagtgagtgggttcattcacactttgggtgaaaccaacatcatctaataaagctgcaaaagcctttcctaggcagtcactggggtcatcaacatgtatattaaaatcccctaatattataatttgatcagaatctaagacaatagtcgataggaagtcagaaaactcagttaaaaattctgaatatgggccgggggggcgataaataattatgaataaaacaggttttcgagttttcctgtttgggtgacttaaagacaatatgatgctttcaaatgaattataagcatttttaactttagggctgagaagtaagctagactgtgatattactgccaaaccacctccttttcctgaaatcctggatttctgatagttagcataagtggggggggttgcttcattcaatctaacatagtcatcctgatggagccaagtttctgttaaggctaaaagactaaggttgttatcaatgattaactcattgactaagagggacttggaggaaatggatcgaatgtttaataaaccgcatttaatgacataattctgcttgtgagaactgctgtcactttaaggtttctatgacgcgctcctttcatttgtctttcagcacataagctaaagctaggacctgcttgactctccctgcatgggttttgcaccagcactaaccctaagggaggctcagaggagcgttttacactgctgctctgcgcccgggtctcgtctctggattgtcaggttaacagactaaggctagcagaaatgtttctagaaagaagagcggcaccgtcccgggtgggatggacgccgtctctccgcatgagaccgggcttcccccaaaacgcgctccagttatccacaaaaccaacgccgttttctgggcaccatctagaaagccagcggttaaatgatgaaaagcggctgtacatttcatcattgactaagttcggcaggggaccagagaaaattacagtgttggacatcgtcttagccagtttacacaccgaagctacgtttaacttaaccacctctgactgtctccgtcgggcatcattaccgcctgcgtgaatcacgactcgacggaacctggacttactctgagctaacatcctaaggttcccctcgatgtcaccaactctggcccccggataacacctaactgtagccgctgggagctccacgtttctaacttcagaagagcctataaccagagttgagtgttcagcgggtgtgtcgctgaggggggagaacctattactaacgtggagtctcgggtgctctaagtttttgcgtttagcactatgtttcctcccagtcggtacaaacccctgactgtctcccggctgttgggagggcgctggggtgctaacaaagttagccctggtagcgcggcccgcgctacgagtaacgacctggctagccggcttagcttccactgtgcggagccgcgcttctaactgctccagcctggcctccaagtctaacacaagactacacttaacacacctaccgctatcttcactaaaggaggcagggtcatcactaaacatatggcacatggggcaggagagaggaggagaggcggaaggagtggtggccatgctaggttctaagctaaggctagcggtgtttaagtaaagagaagtggtttatttagcaaaatgagaaaagtgaacagcaagcggtttaacagtggtgaattcgctaataaaaggtactagatgtgaatattaacccagataacccttagagtaagcaatagtagtaaggctaatgctaaacaagaggacagcagtcacacaactagcactgggaatagctcacccggaaatgacgtcacagcgTCGAATAGACAAAAGGTTTATCCCAGTTCAAAGAGATGAGATTCTCCAGCAGCAGTCTACTTCTTACAAAATCTATTCAAACGTTCCATTTAGAATACATTCCTTTGTAGCCTGCTGTTATGTTGCTTGTATATTTAATGTTTCACCTCataaatgcagaaacaaaactATGAAAGATGGCTTCTGcactcaaaaaacaaatgttcgcTTTACTTCAAGACTATGTCAAGTGGTTCCACGTAATTGTCAATTGGATATTAATGCATTCCTTTACGTCTGATTTACTCATTTCAATTAAGTACGTTGTACAGCGTTTTCTTAGGAATATGTTGTACAGTGCATTCTTAAGTTGGTGCTACTGAAATGGTTTGCTTTGTTTCTATGTACAACATTCACATTGAACGTATGTTTATTTGGTTAAGTTCAGTCAATAttatgaaaatatattaaagCTAAACAATGTTATTGACTTAAAATAACTCAGTGTAGTCACGCTAAACTTAATTGACTTTagtttgtcctagaaaataccTAATATATTAATAAAGCCTGTAAGGTGGAAGGGGAAAAGGAAAATTGACAAAATTAGTCATAGCTCTTATTTAAACAGGCAAAATggtctttttctttaataacaGTTAACTGGTCCAGCGAGAAAATGCCCATATCTTCATACACTATGTCTGGGGTAACAGCAACAACATTTGTCTTAACAGCACTTTCTAGAGTTTGAGCACAAAACCATCAAAACAGGCTTTTCTTTAAATACCAGTTTATAAAGAAGTTAACAGGTATAGCCAATCAGCGGAAAGCAACATAAAATCTCTATGCACAATGAACAATGTCCCAGGTAACAAAAACTGTAGGACATTAGTTCAGCAGCTTGTACTTTAACTTCTGGACTTTTGTTGAAAGCTGATGTGACTCTAGCTCCATGAGGACCTTTTGAATATACTCAAAAGTGTGCTTGAGGTCAGAAGGGTAGCTCAGGTTAAGGCCATACACGAGGCCAAACAGTAGTGCATAAGCACTGGCAACATCTTGACTGCAACACCTTCAACGTATGTCCTCTGGTGATTGAGCAGCATCTCCACATGGATGTTTGATCACATAGATTCCTATCATGATCTGTTTCAGTTCTGCACTTGTTTTATCAGGGTTCTCGCtctaaaaagcataaaaacagagaaaagggtgcttcaataaaatgttttttaaacaaaaaacgtaTAAGGAAGTTAATCTAAGACATATTGAAATTCTGGTAGTTTTTTtcagtcatatttaaaaaaaaatatgaaaaaatgtgtttcagtaAAATATCAGGATACGCATCGTATCGCcattgccaatacacacccctaaatTTGTAAGAATGAAATGGTTttgtaaaatgtgttatttgCATTTGGAAGTAAAATCAACACACATTTACAATTatacaaatgttttcaacagTTCCCAGTAGTTCTTCATCTGTTATttctaggaaaaagaaaacaggtcaGGTAATATTATGAAAGTGATTGTTGGTTAAAGTTGTTGAACTATATAACTATaaaagacccacctttttagtctggcttttatatgactttgatcattccttatgtcttttattattcatctatttattaattgaggtatttatttacatatttatttgtttatttatttatctatttatttatttattttcttgtaaggactattattatctttgtttctaatatgcaaatctttttattgttattttaccaatgatacttaggttatgttttaatcactgacgttttttattttttaattactaacattcttatatcttattttattttttatctttttctatttttattgttgttattttatgatcatttttattttttattctgatgttttttactccagtgtttcctctgggggatccatcgttcttgggcaccaccagcttgacctgtagggcgtgccgttgctgtggtgcccgttctggttgggcgggctggggtcccactctgtggtctaatagccatggatggggccctgggctgccctgtgttgggcgggcgctgcggtaatggcccctgtggtcgggctgggccttggaatgaatggatccccatgatatcgtttcctcacagcagtaccaagccagaccttcttcaactgcagttatttgtttctgttcactgttctactggggtaactgggtgggtggggatgggggcggggggtggtgagggaggggtaccttctttgtgggattgtcgtttgttttctgttttgaacaactttcattttttatgactgttttatctgttcttatgttaagcgctttgtgtttttaaccaaaatgaaaggcgctatataaataaataaagttgagttgagttgagtatATTGGATTTGAGTTGTGATTTACCGTGTGATGGAGCTTTTAAATTGTCCATCACATGCGATAGGCGTTGTACTTCTTCTTCTTGATG
This genomic window contains:
- the LOC105358414 gene encoding uncharacterized protein LOC105358414, whose translation is MADAASETGQWKGSEVTDLISIWGDRSIQAKLEGSYRNRAVFEEIAREINERGYRRSWLQCQRKIKSLRAKYKEVKDWNKQSGRQRITCPFYEELDRILGDKPSVQPVELLDSCFAQEEPEEEGPGPAAVAASLAGRSCGDTGDAFLATPSPSTSDGSSASTSEELASSSASSVNSNGSSTSTASTSARSRKRKSKMEATLDAFANKITTALKEDDTDILLKMQAAQHEHEKKMFAMMTRFMERSFPLPQSHQAPMNSSHLYSPIPSPTPFTRFPVASSPSPTPRRPFFPDLNRLPFNNTFQHPHINQPFSQAPGHTQAFDEDPLQPSQCKDDETHYTSF
- the LOC105358416 gene encoding protein ANTAGONIST OF LIKE HETEROCHROMATIN PROTEIN 1-like; translated protein: MDADNCVANSGALLPLLILLSRSRRDYNSLLIFRRKLKRRRARVLAMAYSEAVLSTSIERNVWVRSRSQEWWDTDVSGFTDAEFISNFRMTRSTFNYVCERLRLTLSREETCLRRPITVQKRVGVGLYWLATGACYRTVANLFGIARSTVCSIVREFCEAVRRVLMPQYIKLPKGGDLQEVIEGFQQRWGFPQCGGAIDGSHIPIIAPEDNHTEYFNRKGWHSVLLQGVVDHRFCFTNIYAGWPGSVHDARVLRNSHVYSLAERGELFPPGTEEIMGVQVPIMLLGDPAYPLRSWLLKGYCDTGTLTAEQRNFNVRHSRARMTVECAFGRLKGRWRCLAKRLDVDVSLVPTIIGACCTLHNLCEMHGETYEDAGGNVPNAERWAEGRGFVDVQPSRVREALTQLFFSQS